In Treponema sp. J25, a single window of DNA contains:
- a CDS encoding PilZN3 domain-containing protein — MDTGSGSMHYLQRYGDLQIPCTPYTLKKLGFEQSLCLLKVDDYNLMIAPFQLGFKRSVFMGSLSIQEITFFQKYTNSIAGLSLGFSVPTRKEPLLFFIRCTILSLSPMKGRDTVALFTLDYKNSPDEYIGILGSYLEGQEQLKQLYESYGKEELRLTPEVARTMGYNLYATIKDSSGKEGRIQIFSLNSKTIVHLEGPHVQERTAGSKVIFQLYFKKYKCTISGTIQESNRLPSGILRTRSFIDFNPPLIEILDDYYFTARARSLNQTLSQEQPTAS, encoded by the coding sequence ATGGATACAGGATCAGGAAGTATGCATTACCTCCAGCGATACGGGGATCTCCAGATTCCCTGTACTCCCTACACGTTAAAAAAGCTGGGATTTGAACAAAGCTTGTGTCTATTAAAGGTAGATGATTATAATCTCATGATAGCTCCGTTCCAATTGGGCTTTAAGCGATCCGTGTTCATGGGCTCCCTTTCCATACAGGAAATAACCTTCTTCCAAAAATACACCAACAGTATTGCCGGCCTTTCCCTTGGATTCTCCGTGCCCACTCGAAAGGAGCCCCTCCTATTCTTTATTCGGTGCACCATCCTTTCTTTAAGCCCTATGAAAGGACGGGATACGGTGGCCCTCTTTACGTTGGACTATAAAAATTCCCCTGACGAATATATTGGAATTTTAGGATCCTATTTGGAAGGCCAGGAACAGCTTAAACAGCTCTATGAATCATACGGGAAAGAAGAGCTTCGTCTTACCCCTGAGGTAGCTCGCACCATGGGATACAACCTTTACGCCACTATTAAAGATTCAAGCGGGAAAGAAGGGAGAATCCAAATTTTTTCGCTTAACTCTAAGACCATCGTACACTTAGAAGGTCCCCATGTGCAGGAGCGAACGGCAGGAAGCAAGGTAATATTTCAGCTCTATTTTAAGAAATACAAATGTACCATTTCGGGAACCATTCAAGAGTCAAATCGTCTTCCCAGCGGCATCCTTCGAACCAGATCCTTCATTGATTTTAATCCCCCCCTCATCGAAATTCTCGACGATTACTATTTTACCGCCCGGGCCCGATCCCTCAATCAAACCCTATCACAGGAACAGCCCACCGCATCTTAA
- a CDS encoding type III pantothenate kinase encodes MILTVDVGNSNIVVGLWNEKGLQHRWRIHTVIKKTEDEYGTIFKSLLIDEKVEITHITAACLSSVVPPLTGPFTVMLERLVGKRPIVLGPEVYEKLPITVLNPYEIGSDLVADALAAYELAGGAALVVDFGTALTFTAIDGKGVIQGVSIAPGLNTAVLALSRDTAQLPPVDLAIPPAPYGKNTVHAIQAGIVYGYTGLVEYLVEKISQSLGEPLQVIGTGGLCRVISPLTTVFTSINPDLTLYGLKRVAEIVTSTSP; translated from the coding sequence ATGATACTAACCGTAGATGTGGGTAATTCAAATATTGTGGTAGGACTGTGGAATGAAAAAGGGCTTCAGCACCGCTGGCGGATCCATACAGTGATAAAAAAAACTGAAGATGAGTATGGGACCATCTTTAAAAGTTTACTGATAGACGAAAAGGTGGAAATTACTCATATTACTGCGGCATGTCTTTCTTCGGTGGTACCACCCCTTACTGGTCCTTTTACGGTAATGCTGGAACGGCTGGTGGGTAAGCGGCCTATTGTGCTTGGCCCGGAGGTATACGAAAAACTCCCCATCACGGTCCTTAATCCCTATGAAATTGGATCGGACCTGGTGGCCGACGCCCTGGCGGCCTACGAGCTTGCGGGTGGGGCTGCCCTGGTGGTTGATTTTGGGACCGCCCTTACCTTTACCGCTATCGATGGGAAGGGGGTTATCCAGGGAGTTTCTATTGCACCGGGACTCAACACGGCGGTTCTTGCCCTTTCCCGGGATACGGCCCAACTGCCCCCGGTGGATTTAGCAATTCCTCCGGCTCCTTATGGGAAAAATACGGTCCATGCTATTCAAGCAGGGATTGTATACGGTTATACGGGCCTCGTTGAGTATCTGGTAGAGAAAATTAGCCAATCCTTAGGGGAGCCTCTGCAGGTGATTGGGACCGGCGGACTCTGTCGGGTAATAAGTCCCCTGACCACGGTATTTACTTCTATCAATCCCGACCTCACCCTCTATGGGTTGAAACGGGTTGCAGAAATAGTAACCTCTACCTCGCCGTAA